A section of the Hevea brasiliensis isolate MT/VB/25A 57/8 chromosome 17, ASM3005281v1, whole genome shotgun sequence genome encodes:
- the LOC131175253 gene encoding vegetative cell wall protein gp1-like, translating into MDTPSSIPINPNPSPSPPLPQSPPPQKPPLQQSPPPQSPPLPPDQTPTLIPPTPLSSQTESQTETPILDTHSPETMPEPAPTQTKTKHKTQKAVGRPKKTPVGKRKRVPSVPFNLNSPPHPSSEPVSKRTRSSSQTPAPAVQTPISQSPLHSPAAPASSANDLEEDSGYKNIEWQQTVYDPVQF; encoded by the exons ATGGATACCCCATCCTCCATACCcataaaccctaaccccagtcccAGTCCGCCGTTACCTCAGTCGCCCCCACCGCAAAAGCCGCCATTGCAGCAATCGCCACCACCTCAGTCGCCACCACTACCCCCAGACCAAACACCAACCCTCATTCCGCCGACTCCCCTCTCATCGCAAACTGAATCGCAAACTGAAACACCAATTCTCGACACTCATTCCCCAGAAACAATGCCTGAGCCTGCGCCTACTCAAACGAAAACCAAACATAAAACTCAAAAGGCTGTAGGTAGACCCAAGAAAACCCCTGTCGGAAAACGAAAACGAGTACCCTCTGTTCCTTTCAACCTAAATTCTCCACCCCACCCTTCCTCTGAACCAGTCAGCAAAAGGACTAGGTCCTCCTCGCAAACTCCAGCACCAGCGGTCCAAACACCTATATCTCAGTCACCCTTACACTCTCCAGCGGCACCTGCGTCATCTGCTAATGACCTAgaggag gattcGGGGTATAAAAATATTGAGTGGCAGCAAACTGTTTATGACCCTGTTCAATTCTAG